TGGGATTTCGCCGCATACGCTTAGATATTACGAAAAAAATTGGTTTGATACCAAAAACACGAAGATATGAAAATGGAATTAGAAATTACACAGAAGACGATTGTAGATGGATAGAATTTATATTATGCATGAGAAAGGCAGGAGTGGAAATTGAAACTTTGGTTGAATACACGAGGCTTTTGCAGAAGGGTGATGAAACCTTAGAAAGAAGGAGGCAGCTTCTTATATTACAAAGGGACAAGCTGCTTATGCGAGTTGAAGAAATGCAAAAGGCTCTTGATAAGTTGAACCTTAAAATAAAACAGTATGAAGAAATGATTGCTCCGATTGAAAGAAATTTAATAAAATAAGGAAACTATAGAATGTGGTAAAAGACAATATAGATATAGATAGAGATAAATAATAAAAAATATAACGAATTGAGATTTTTATAAACAAAAAGCTTTAATCTTCGAAAGGAGGGAAGAGCACATTTCTCTTTGGGTAGAGTTTTGTGCTCAATTGTGATGAAAATCATAGATATTCGAAGCGATACTGTCACGACTCCAACAGAGAAGATGAGAAAGGCCATGTATGAAGCTGAAGTTGGCGATGATGTTTATCAAGATGATCCAACTGTGAATAAACTTGAGGAATTGGCAGCGGAAATAATTGGTAAACAAGCGGCCCTATTTGTACCTTCGGGAACCTTTGGAAATCAACTAGCTATACTAACTCATACCCTCAGGGGCGACGAGGTAATAGTTCCTTCCTCAAATCACATCTTTGTTCATGAAGTTGGTGCGCCTGCAGTTATATCAAATGTCCAATTACATATTTTAGATGACCCATATGGAATGCCTTCGATAGAAAGGATAGAGAAGGCTATAAGAGATGAAGATATTCATTATCCAAGGACGGGCTTGATTTGTATGGAAAACGCTCATTCAAGCGGGAAGGTTATACCCGTTGATTATCTCAAAAAGGCTTATGAATTAGGGATCAAACATCATATACCAGTTCATTTAGATGGTGCAAGGATATTCAATGCAGCGATAGCTTTGAATATCGATGTAAAACAAATCTCGTCCACGGCAGATTCTGTTATGTTTTGTCTTTCAAAAGGTTTGGCGGCACCTGTTGGCTCGATCTTGGCAGGGTCAAAAGAATTCGTTGAAAAAGCCAGGAAGGGAAGAAAATTGATGGGAGGAGGAATGAGGCAGGTAGGTATATTGGCTGCCGCTGGCATTGTGGCACTCACGGAGATGATTGATAGACTTGTAGAAGATCATGAAAATGCAAAGATGCTTGCCCATCTTTTGAGTGAGCTGCCACATGTTAAAGTTTTTGAAGACCAACTCGATATAAATATGGTTTTTTTCAAGTTTGATCTTATCCCTGCTGAATTTTTCGTAAAAGAAATGCTCAAAAGAGGTATAAAGATAAATCCACCATTTGATGGTGTATATCGTTTTGTAACTCACAAAGATATCTCAAGGCAGGACGTGTATAGAGTTGCTGACGTTTTTGATGAAATAATAAAATCATATACCTGAAGTAAAAAAACGGGGACAGGAGTCCCCGTTCATTTTGCATACGCAACTGAGCGTTTTTCTCTTATTACGACAACTTTCAGAACGCCAGGGTATTCAACTTCTTCTTCAATCTTTTTTGCAATTTCGTAGGCTATCTTATCTGCCTCTGCATCATCTATTTTTTCCGGTTCAACTATTACTCTCACTTCTCTTCCAGCCTGTATCGCATAAGCCTTCTCAACATTTTTGAAGCTCATTGCGATCTTTTCCATTTTAACGAGTCTTCTTATATATGTCTCTAAACTCTCTCTTCTTGCTCCAGGTCTTGCTGCGGAAAGTGCATCGGCTGCTGCAACCAAAACAGATTCTGGACAAATCGGTTCTTGTTCACCATGATGGCTCATTATCATGTTTATGATGTAGTCAGATTCACCATAGCGTTTTGCAATTTCCGCACCTATCTCGGTATGAGATCCCTCTACTTCATGATCAAGTGCTTTACCTATGTCGTGTAGTAAACCACCACGTCTTGTCCTGTCAACATCGAGCCCAAGTTCTTCAGCCATTAATCCAGCAAGTTGAGCGACTTCAATTGAATGATCGAGTACATTTTGACCATAGCTCGTCCTGAATTTCAGTTTTCCTAACAACTTTACAAGCTCAGGATGAAGTCCCGTTACACCCGTGGCAAAGGTTGCCTCTTGTCCCATTTCTTTGATTAATTTCTCGATTTCTTGTTTTGATTTTTCATACATCTCTTCAATTCTTGCCGGATGAATTCTCCCATCAACTACGAGTTTTTCAAGAGTGAGTCTTGCTATTTCGCGCCTTATGGGATTGAAGCTCGATAATACAACAACTTCAGGTGTGTCATCGATGATCAGGTCTACTCCTGTTATCTTCTCGAATGTTCTTATGTTTCTACCTTCTCTTCCGATAATTCTGCCTTTCATATCATCGGATGGCAGACTCACCGTCGACACGGTGATCTCACCCACATACTCAGGCGCATATCTTTGAACGGCTATTGCAATGATTCTCTTTGCTTCTTTTTCAGCTTCTTCTTCATATGTGTCCTTGATTTGTTTGTAAAGGACCGCCAAATCGTGCTCATATTTTTGTCTTGCTTCATCTAAAACTATCGCTCTTGCTTCTTCAACGGTCATACCAGCTAATTTGTTGAATCTCTCATCAAGCTCTTTCTCACGTTGTTCAATCTTTTTCTTCGATGCTTCGAGTTGTACTCTGAGTTGTTCAATCGCCACTTCTTTTTTGTCAACTATTTCTTCACGTTTTGAAATCATTTCCTCACGTTTCAAAAGTCTTTCCTCAAGCGACCTCAGTTCTGATTCTCGTCTCTTTCTCTCGTTCTCGATTTCCTCTTTAATTCTATGAGCTTCTTCCCTTGCCTC
The DNA window shown above is from Thermotoga profunda AZM34c06 and carries:
- a CDS encoding MerR family DNA-binding transcriptional regulator, giving the protein MKIAEVSKKYGISPHTLRYYEKNWFDTKNTKI
- a CDS encoding MerR family transcriptional regulator; the encoded protein is MIPKTRRYENGIRNYTEDDCRWIEFILCMRKAGVEIETLVEYTRLLQKGDETLERRRQLLILQRDKLLMRVEEMQKALDKLNLKIKQYEEMIAPIERNLIK
- the ltaE gene encoding low-specificity L-threonine aldolase, whose amino-acid sequence is MKIIDIRSDTVTTPTEKMRKAMYEAEVGDDVYQDDPTVNKLEELAAEIIGKQAALFVPSGTFGNQLAILTHTLRGDEVIVPSSNHIFVHEVGAPAVISNVQLHILDDPYGMPSIERIEKAIRDEDIHYPRTGLICMENAHSSGKVIPVDYLKKAYELGIKHHIPVHLDGARIFNAAIALNIDVKQISSTADSVMFCLSKGLAAPVGSILAGSKEFVEKARKGRKLMGGGMRQVGILAAAGIVALTEMIDRLVEDHENAKMLAHLLSELPHVKVFEDQLDINMVFFKFDLIPAEFFVKEMLKRGIKINPPFDGVYRFVTHKDISRQDVYRVADVFDEIIKSYT
- the rny gene encoding ribonuclease Y, which encodes MIATIISVATALIGLGLGYFLSKSRIERQNRKAQQDAESILKKAEQEAQEIKRKAIIEAREEAHRIKEEIENERKRRESELRSLEERLLKREEMISKREEIVDKKEVAIEQLRVQLEASKKKIEQREKELDERFNKLAGMTVEEARAIVLDEARQKYEHDLAVLYKQIKDTYEEEAEKEAKRIIAIAVQRYAPEYVGEITVSTVSLPSDDMKGRIIGREGRNIRTFEKITGVDLIIDDTPEVVVLSSFNPIRREIARLTLEKLVVDGRIHPARIEEMYEKSKQEIEKLIKEMGQEATFATGVTGLHPELVKLLGKLKFRTSYGQNVLDHSIEVAQLAGLMAEELGLDVDRTRRGGLLHDIGKALDHEVEGSHTEIGAEIAKRYGESDYIINMIMSHHGEQEPICPESVLVAAADALSAARPGARRESLETYIRRLVKMEKIAMSFKNVEKAYAIQAGREVRVIVEPEKIDDAEADKIAYEIAKKIEEEVEYPGVLKVVVIREKRSVAYAK